In the Chroococcidiopsis sp. SAG 2025 genome, one interval contains:
- a CDS encoding DUF561 domain-containing protein, with protein sequence MTMHPLLHQAFAQGRALKIISGLNNLDRQSVAATVNAADRGGATFVDIAADVELVQMVKELTNLPICVSAVDPEKFVTCVAAGADLIEIGNFDSFYAQGRRFEAEEVLALTEITRSLLPEITLSVTVPHILELDRQVQLAEELVKAGADIIQTEGGTSSSPVHSGTLGLVEKAAPTLAAAYEISRAVFVPVLCASGISNVTAPMAIASGAAGVGVGSAINQLNSEVAMIAAVRSLVESLATVNRPVLRTQG encoded by the coding sequence ATGACCATGCATCCTCTACTCCACCAAGCTTTTGCCCAAGGACGGGCGCTAAAAATTATTAGCGGTTTGAATAACCTCGATCGCCAAAGCGTAGCAGCGACAGTCAACGCAGCCGATCGCGGTGGTGCTACTTTTGTTGATATTGCTGCTGATGTCGAGCTAGTACAGATGGTAAAAGAATTGACGAATTTGCCAATTTGTGTTTCAGCAGTCGATCCAGAAAAATTTGTCACCTGTGTAGCAGCTGGTGCAGATCTAATTGAAATTGGTAACTTCGATAGCTTCTACGCGCAAGGACGCAGATTTGAAGCAGAGGAAGTACTCGCCTTAACAGAAATTACGCGATCGCTCTTACCTGAAATTACCTTATCTGTCACCGTTCCCCACATTTTAGAACTCGATCGCCAAGTGCAGCTAGCAGAGGAGCTTGTAAAAGCTGGAGCTGATATTATCCAAACCGAAGGTGGTACGAGCAGCAGTCCCGTTCATTCTGGTACGTTGGGTTTGGTCGAGAAAGCTGCACCTACCCTCGCCGCCGCTTACGAAATCTCCCGCGCCGTATTCGTACCCGTGTTGTGTGCTTCTGGTATCTCCAACGTTACCGCACCAATGGCGATCGCATCTGGTGCGGCTGGTGTGGGTGTAGGTTCGGCAATTAACCAACTCAATAGCGAAGTGGCTATGA